ATGATCAGAAACCATTTGTAGATGCTGCATCGGTAGAAAGGATAACAGGAAAACCGTGCAGGATAGTCCGACTCAAAAAACCGATAAACGACAAAATATTTAAATCGTCAAAGATAAAAGACCGTTTAGGTGTATGAATGGAATACCTGGCAGACCTTCACATACACTCGCGTTTTGCTCGCGGTACCTCACCACGGATAAACGTTGATAGATTGGCGGATTGGGCAAAAAAGAAAGGGATCAAACTACTCGGAACCGGCGATTTCACCCATCCTGGATGGTTGGAAGAACTTAAAACACATCTCGATGCTGATGGAAACGATTCGGGTTTGTACCCTTACAAAGGGATATACTTCATACTCGCTACAGAGGTCAACACTGTTTACGTTAAAGATAAGAAGATCAGAAAGGTTCACCATTGCGTTCTGGCACCATCGTTTGAAGTTGTTGAACAGGTGTCGGACGTGTTATCCAGATACGGTCAGTTGGACACGGACGGACGTCCCACGTTATCGATGAGTTCGCCCGAACTCGTTGAGGTCTTACGTTCTGTTTCCGACATGATAGAGGTTTACCCTGCGCACATATGGACGCCGTGGTTCGGTGCGTTCGGTTCGAAATCAGGATTCGATTCCATGGAGGAATGTTATGAAGACCAAACCAGGCACATCCATGCCTTTGAAACGGGTTTATCATCTGACCCGCCTATGAACTGGCGGTTGAGCGCGTTGGACAGATACACGGTGTTGTCAGGGTCTGATGCGCACTCTTTAGAAAACCTGGGACGGGAAGCCACCGTGTTCGACCTTCAAACCCCTTCATACAGAGAACTGATAGAGAAGATCCGTAGAAAGGAGACGGTTA
This portion of the Candidatus Micrarchaeota archaeon genome encodes:
- a CDS encoding DNA helicase UvrD, with the protein product MEYLADLHIHSRFARGTSPRINVDRLADWAKKKGIKLLGTGDFTHPGWLEELKTHLDADGNDSGLYPYKGIYFILATEVNTVYVKDKKIRKVHHCVLAPSFEVVEQVSDVLSRYGQLDTDGRPTLSMSSPELVEVLRSVSDMIEVYPAHIWTPWFGAFGSKSGFDSMEECYEDQTRHIHAFETGLSSDPPMNWRLSALDRYTVLSGSDAHSLENLGREATVFDLQTPSYRELIEKIRRKETVKTVEFYPEEGKYHYDGHRKCGIVLSPEEAKKLGNICPVCRKPLTLGVLHRVDDLADRPSGYVPENAAPFEHLIPLREIISQVYKTSKTSKKVQKMYDDLVTYFGNEYRVLHAKKDYLLQMVEPNLAEAIIRARSGLVNIRPGYDGVYGEVLVDLQRNGSTEDRRKIRRDNTQTTLYDFRP